Genomic segment of Benincasa hispida cultivar B227 chromosome 1, ASM972705v1, whole genome shotgun sequence:
tcacTTTAATACTTATTTACCCTACAAACTAATTATTGAAAGCTTAAATTAAGAcatcattttcttaaaattacactcaaaataaaatatcgAAAGACAttatattgaaatatttaaacatgtaatttttTTCTACAATGTGGAATGAGAATCGAATTTTTAATCTCAAAGTTGATATTATATACTTATGTCAATATAATTATACCAATTTTAGCTTTAAATATGTGACTTTAGTGATTATGACATTTGTATTTCTAATTATATCCCGTATGCAGAAGATTCTAATGTTtaatctaacaaaaaaaaaaaaaatcgattttagttgttgaacaAAGCTTATATTAGTCATTTGTTTAGGAAAAATAAGATTGGATTATCTCACTCACTTTAGGATaggatattttaaaaatgatgagTTAAGGATAATTACGGTAtagttttaataataaatatttgactcaaaacttaaaactaATGGTTAGTTTGTCAATATAAGCATAATTTGatgataaacaaaaaaaaaaaaaaaaaagaaacaaggaaaaaagaaataagtgTTTATAGATAACCGAGAGGTTAAAGATTCTCCCACCCTATATATTattgaactaaaagaaataattatttgtttgaatttgatCACAACTTAGTGAATAAAAGCATATATTAAATACTGAAGGCTCGATATCCTACCTTGTATTgcagtatttatttatttatttttttgtaaagttaaattacaagtttagtttagtttctaaattaCAAGATTTATATCcatttggtctctaaattttgttaGAAAGCTAAATATGCATGTGACTTTGTTTTATCCTATAGGCCCttatgtttttaaaagtaactaaaaaattcttaaatatttaattttgtgtccACTAAATCTCttagtttttaatttctttttgtcaATTAGTCATTGATTGATTCAACATTTTAAAGATTACAAaccataaacaaaataaaaaatgtaggCTCCTACTAGATATGAAATTACaatttatattgattatattaatcaattaatttaaatatatcgattacaaaattgaaatttgaaagatatattagaaaattttaaagtacaaatATCCAAATTAAGAACCCAAAAATCTATTAGACATTTTAGACAGTTtagagatgatgatgaagacaCAAACTCGAAACTTCACTacctaaatttataatttttttttttaaaaaagagatttttaaaaatggaaaaataaataaactatttacacacattaataaattataaatttgtttgatagagactaataaaagtctatcaatgattagagatgatgatgaagacaCAAATTCGAAACTTCACTacctaaatttataatttttttttttaaaaaagagattttcaaaaatggaaaaataaataaactatttacacaaattagtaaattataaattttttttgataaaGACTAATAAAAGTTTATCAATGATTGAACACGATAAAAGTCTATCGCGGATAGACATTGATAATAATTTGTTTGTGTTTttatggttattattattatttttttttttttgtaaataatttgattttttttagatataatttttttttaaaaaaaaactaataaaagagagtaattaattgatttttggtatataaaaaaaatgtagatggaaaagaagattgagGTGTTGAGAAAGAGAAACAGAAAAGCAAAGCATATAATTAGGGAATTTTAACAGCTAAGTGTGGGATTAAGTTTAAAAGTCTCTGAATCTGCAAAAAAGTAATGTTGTCTGTCATTGAAAACAGGTTGGAAAAGATTGTATGAATGGGTAATCCATCAATCAATCTCCTCGAAATAGCTTCAACTGTTTCAAACTCCGCGTAAACTCTATCtttccttcttcaccatttttattttcaaaatttctctttctcaacaaaaaaaaaaaaaaaacctaagatcatcatcatcatcattcatCATTCATCACTGTGACTCAGTCAATCTCAAATTTGACTTAATTTcctcttccttcttctctttctttctcagcCATCGATTTCCATTTCATTTCCCCCCCCTTCTTATGCTCTTCTTTTCCCCCCTTACCAAACCCTCACATTGAGGAAGCCCCAGATTCCGAGGCCATCCCAATGTCCTCTGCAGATTTattcatcttttttcttttcattcctTTCTTCTGCggattttgattttgggttcttttttttatctacttATGGTTTCGGAATTTGGGGTTATTGTATCCAATTACACTTGGGTTTCTGAGTTCTGTCAAACCCTAGCGCTTTGAATCCGGTTGCGATTCTTTGTGGGTGTTGAcgatttttggattttgaggtTGGGAAGGGCGAATTTGAGCGTTTTGGAGCGAACCCTTTTGGACGAAACGGCAAGAACATCGCTTATTGTTTCATTTCAATTACAGGGTTGTTATTCTCTGTTTTgtctttttatcctttttttttttttttttttttgggaaaaccCAGATGCGAGGAAGTTCCGGTAATTTGAACGTGAATCCTGATTTTCTTTGATTACTGTTCAATGCAATGGAACGGCCATTGACCACATTGATCTTCGTAATTTCGGGGTTTGCTTTCAGTGTCTTGTCGCTTCTTGTCGAGTCTCAGACTCAAGATGGAGCCAATCCTACTCTCTCGCCGCCGATACCTTCTCCACCGCCTCCCTCTCCGCCGCCACCACCACCGCCTTTATCCCCGTTGCCGCCTCCGCCTCCGCCTCCGCCACCGCCCCCAATCTTGTCACCACCTCCACCGCCCCTTTCGCCATCTCCACCTCCATTTTCCCCACCGCCTCCGTTTCCATCGCCTCTTCCGCCGCGTCGTCGTCCTCCGCCCTT
This window contains:
- the LOC120087830 gene encoding proline-rich receptor-like protein kinase PERK2 is translated as MERPLTTLIFVISGFAFSVLSLLVESQTQDGANPTLSPPIPSPPPPSPPPPPPPLSPLPPPPPPPPPPPILSPPPPPLSPSPPPFSPPPPFPSPLPPRRRPPPFHASENGKKSPPVPPKNINNTNQGSKRSLNKGKKVGLFFVGIAAVLQICVVGFLVFKRRQLLRVKDRYEGFS